A single genomic interval of Carassius carassius chromosome 24, fCarCar2.1, whole genome shotgun sequence harbors:
- the LOC132103573 gene encoding protein O-linked-mannose beta-1,4-N-acetylglucosaminyltransferase 2-like, whose protein sequence is MRAIGCRMNLPAVLNGLLVSVVAALLWKYIRLIEHTSQLEEELHLTRQSQEFSQVRIDYHGALLALQEHGTRMVCTGKMHTDRICHFDYLCYCTEAEEFVFFHSNASVMLPNLGPRRFQPALLDLSSVEDHNTQYFNFLELPAAALKFMPKPVFVPDVTLILNRFNPDNLMHIFHDDLLPIYYTMQQYSDLDDEARLVFMEGWSEGAHFDLYRLLSSKQPLLKEQLKTFGKLMCFTKSYVGLSKMTTWYQYGFVQPQGPKANILISGNEIRQFATFLKERLNITKQEGDGYIVVFKRTTNRLILNEAELLLALAQEFQIQTVTVSLEEQSFDSIIQMISGATMLVSMHGAQMITSMFLPRGAAVVELFPYAVSPEQYTPYKTLASLPGMDLQYVAWRNTIEENTVTYPERPWDQGGIVHLEKEEQERILASKEVPRHLCCRNPEWLFRIYQDTTVDIASFLDVLRQTLKKPNLKKAKVASTVHPGRVREPKCQTSVQASNEAKLSVSWQIPWNLKYLKVKEVKYEVWIQEQGENTYMPYILPHQNYTFSENIKPFTTYLVWVRCIFNKNLLGPFADVLICKT, encoded by the coding sequence ATGCGTGCAATTGGGTGTAGGATGAACCTGCCGGCTGTGCTGAATGGCCTGCTGGTGTCGGTGGTGGCAGCCTTGCTTTGGAAATACATTCGGCTGATTGAACACACATCACAGTTGGAAGAGGAGCTACATCTTACACGCCAATCACAGGAATTCTCACAGGTCCGTATTGACTACCACGGTGCCCTGTTAGCACTGCAAGAGCATGGCACCAGAATGGTCTGCACTGGCAAGATGCACACCGATCGTATCTGCCACTTTGACTACCTCTGCTACTGCACAGAGGCTGAGGAGTTTGTATTCTTCCACAGTAATGCCTCTGTGATGCTTCCTAACCTTGGCCCTCGGCGTTTCCAGCCCGCCTTGCTGGACCTCTCATCTGTAGAAGACCACAACACTCAATACTTTAACTTTCTCGAGCTCCCGGCAGCGGCTCTGAAGTTCATGCCGAAACCTGTGTTTGTGCCAGATGTCACGCTAATTCTGAACCGTTTTAACCCAGACAACCTCATGCACATTTTCCATGACGATCTTTTGCCCATCTACTACACCATGCAGCAATATTCAGACTTGGATGATGAAGCCAGGCTCGTCTTCATGGAGGGTTGGAGTGAAGGGGCTCACTTCGATCTCTACCGCTTGCTCAGCAGTAAGCAACCACTTCTTAAGGAGCAGTTGAAGACCTTTGGCAAACTCATGTGCTTCACCAAGTCCTACGTGGGACTGTCAAAGATGACAACATGGTACCAATATGGCTTTGTGCAACCACAAGGACCCAAAGCCAACATTTTGATTTCAGGTAACGAGATCCGCCAGTTTGCTACATTTTTGAAGGAGAGGCTTAACATCACAAAACAGGAGGGCGATGGCTACATTGTGGTTTTTAAGCGTACCACTAACAGGCTCATTCTCAATGAGGCAGAACTTCTTCTGGCCTTAGCCCAAGAGTTTCAGATACAGACTGTCACTGTGTCTTTAGAGGAGCAGTCGTTTGATAGCATTATCCAAATGATTAGTGGGGCGACTATGTTGGTTAGCATGCATGGAGCCCAGATGATCACCTCCATGTTCTTGCCCCGTGGTGCTGCCGTAGTTGAGCTCTTCCCTTATGCTGTAAGCCCAGAGCAGTACACTCCCTACAAAACCTTGGCTTCTTTACCTGGAATGGACCTTCAGTATGTTGCGTGGAGAAATACCATTGAAGAGAACACTGTTACATATCCTGAACGCCCGTGGGATCAGGGTGGCATAGTCCACCTTGAGAAGGAGGAACAAGAACGTATCCTGGCCAGCAAGGAGGTGCCAAGACATCTTTGTTGTCGTAATCCAGAGTGGCTTTTTCGCATTTATCAGGACACTACTGTGGACATTGCCTCCTTTCTGGATGTGCTCAGACAAACTCTGAAAAAGCCTAATCTGAAAAAGGCCAAGGTGGCTAGCACCGTACATCCTGGTCGAGTCAGAGAGCCCAAGTGCCAGACGTCGGTACAGGCCTCCAATGAAGCAAAACTCTCGGTGTCCTGGCAGATCCCTTGGAACCTGAAGTATCTGAAGGTTAAAGAGGTAAAATATGAGGTGTGGATCCAGGAGCAAGGAGAGAACACATATATGCCTTACATTCTGCCCCATCAGAACTACACCTTCTCGGAAAACATCAAACCCTTTACCACATATTTAGTATGGGTGCGCTGTATCTTTAACAAGAATCTTTTGGGACCATTTGCAGATGTTCTTATTTGTAAAACTTGA